TGACCAGGTACTTGTTCAATATGATCCAGATCTTCCAGTCATAGTAGCGTGTGATGCCAGCCCTACCGGTATTGGAGCGGTATTATCGCATATTATCAACGGTGTCGAAAAGCCTGTCACGTTCGCTTCCAGATCGCTGACCACAGCTGAATCAAACTACAGCCAATTGGACCGTGAAGCCCTTGCCATTATATTCGCCGTAGAAAAGTTTTTCATCTACTTATATGGCAGAAAGTTCACGCTGTACACCGATAATAAACCCCTATCGAGAATTTTCCACGAACACGCTAACCTACCTGCAATGACAGCTGCCAGATTGTTGCGTTACGCTGCTTATTTGAGCATGTTCGATTACGATATTAAGTACCGCAAGAAGGAAGACAACGTAAATGCTGATTATCTATCCAGAGCTCCATTAAACGAAGCACCAGATGGCGTTATCGCTGCGCTAGAATGGGAAATCGCCGAATTACACGAAGAAACGCTACATCATATCACTTCAACAGCAGTTACAAGTGCTATGATTGCTCAAGAAACCAGTACTGATCCAGAGTTGTCGAAATTATTAGCCGATCTTCGTTCAGGTGCATGTGTCGACGAAACATTCACCATTTCAAACGGTATCATCTTACGTGGCGATCGTGTTGTCATTCCGAAGAAACTTCAACCTGCAATTATGAATGAATTGCATATGACCCACTTGGGTATTGTCAAAATGAAGCAGTTGGCGCGAAATTACTGCTATTGGTCCGGAATTGACGCTGATTTAGAACGTTTAGTAAAATCCTGCGTTCAATGTTCAGAATACCAGAAACAACCAGCCAAGGTCAAAGTTCATCACTGGGAAAttcctgaaaataattttgatcgaattcaTATCGATTTCGCCGGTCCCAGAAAAGGCTATCAGTTTTTGATTGTAGTCGACgcaaaatcaaaatggccagaaatcaagattttcaacaaagatCCAACGTCGTTGTCAACTATGCTCGCACTCGAAGAATTATTCACAGTCCACGGTTATCCGAAAATTATAGTGAGCGACAatgcatcaattttcaaaagcgacGAGTTCCAGAAATACTGCGAAGAACgtggtatttttcaaatgttcactGCTCCAGCGCATCCGAGTACAAATGGTCTTGCCGAACGGTACGTTCAAATACTGAAATCGAAACTCAACAAGATGGACCACGAAAACTTATCGATTCAACTGCTGCTTAATAAAATTCTACTCCGTTTTCGTGCTACTCCCTTATTGGATGGGAAAAGTCCAGCAGAACGATACCTCGGTCGACGTTTGCGAATTAGGCTTGATGCTATCAAACCAATCACCTTGAAACGTAATCCAGTCTCTACAGAGAAAATTCGCCGTTTCAACATGGGTGATCGTGTCAATGTCGTAGTTCAAACCATACTTGGAAAACCAGTTTGGAAATTCGGTACAGTTCAATCCTGTTTGGGTCGACTCCATTATCAAGTTCGATTAGATAAtgggaaaattatcaaaaaacacgTCGACCAACTGAAATCTACCTGTAtaccagaaaaaatttgtccagAGCCAGTTTCTCCAGTTCAACAACGTAAGGTTACGTTTAATATTCCTACAGAACGTgtcgaaaatcaaattctacCCGAGGAGAGAGTGGCAACTCCTCCACCAGTTCTTCAGCCTGAGCCTGCTCAGGCCCCAGCTCCAGTTCCAGCCAGACCCAGGCGTTCGGTGAAGAAGCCTGGATGGCTCCAAAATTTCGTGTAAAAAATTAACTattatattcgattatttttatgTGGCGAAGATTGTAGTATCTAGATATATTAGTTAGATAGAATAGTGAGTTGGTAACCCTGCCCAActatttcatcatctttttctACTCTCTGTTTATCAACAGATTTGTACGTATTATATGGAATGTAAATATAGTTCTAAAATGAGTATTAATTATTCCTTCGTATATAACATGAAGTACCTGcaaaagatgaataaaaataaatctcaaATCAATATATGAGTATGAGAAagtaagtaacaaaaaaaatgagaaggcAACTATGTAAGCATGAAAAAGTAAACGTTGGAGTATGTCTTATCAACGAAGGAGAAGGACAGCAAGAGCTGTaagaatttaatatttttttagattttaccacttttttctttcaggttataaaacttcaaaaaaacaataagttTGGATTGATCCGTATGGActgattagattttgaaagagaatttaGTAACCCCCAAGTCGACTCtccatccaaaaatttttttgggcccatagcccgcccCCAActcactgaattttttcagaatttttcttcgtatggggggaggggaaacaaaagaaaacataAAATCAACATTACTCCGAAACGAATAAACGTACCGTATCATTAGGTCTACTATCTATAAAAATCATTGCCCGGCCATTTGGAGatgtgggtcaagctcaaaagctcaaaaaaccacgttttttacgtttttctccaaaattatgGACAAATGGTGGAAAtcgaaaagaactaaaattgttcagcgtgaaactttacctcagaatgtgtacttaaaaattaatttataccgcgcgatcgtAATACTACGCGCACAGATTGTGTCATGgagaaaaaagacaaaaagggaGAAAAACCTGCGTCGCTTTTAAATTcagaaataggtaagtacttgatTACCTCATCATTGGCATTCTTTGATAATATATCCTCCAAAGCATTGACAATCATTGTGAATGAAGGCCGATTTTCGGGCATATAACTCCAACATTTACGCATCAGACTGTACCTACAATAGGTAATGGACAAATACataaagttgatttaaaaacaaGGGCTAGTGCTACACAATCAGGAGTACAGATAAGAGGTGCATACAACTTAACAGAGCAGTTAGGAGGTTTTTCCATTCTATACCCAGAGCGTAAAGCCTGCAATAATTTTCCTAAATTCTGAAATTATGCATAAGGTGTTGCCCCCAAGGTTAGAACTTCCCACAGTAGAATGCCATATGACCatctgtaaatttaaaaataccacTTTCTAAATCATTAAGATTCCACGTTTCATtgtaattgatatttttataagttcaaCTGACACATCAGATTGAGTTGAGTGAAGACCATGACCAAGTGCTTCTGGAGCCATCCATTTCACTGGTAATCTGCCTTTTGTTTCCATCCTGTAGTAGTTTTTATTACGAATATCCCTTGCCAGGCCAAAGTccgctattttcataatgtaatTGTTGGACACTAGAACATTTCGCGCAGCAAGATCACGGTGCACACactagaaaatgaattttcatcagcAGGTAGGTATAGAATATCACTACTGACCAATGACCACAGAGTTGAAGAGTGTAGGTGTGTAAATAAAGGAATGTATCTAGGTATATAAAATGGATATAGAATTAACTAATTGGGCACATACTTTTTTGGAGGCCAAATATTTCATTCCATTTGCTACTTGCTGAGCGAACaacaacaaatttttctgtGTTAAAGTGCTCAATTCAAGTTTGTTCTTAACAAAGGGTAGATGATTCCGAAGAAAATCACGTAAGTTTCCATGTTGAGCAAATTCCGTTATTATAAGCAATTCTCCATTCTTGGTGCAACATCCCAACAGTTGTAAAACATTTACATGAGCACCAATCAGTTTCATTATTTCCATTTCAGATACTAAATCAATCATATCTTCATCAGCATGATCATCTAAAAGCATTGTTTttgtaataattaaaaattaaaatcaaaacttccaAGTCTACTATCCTGAAGCAAGCAATCAAACACATAATTGCTTAATTGCATAGTTGCTACGGATTGCAAAAAGGAGCATAGAAGTACCAAATACAACTGCCTCTGCAGAATAGATACATTTTACTTACCTTTCAACATTTTGACAGCAACAGTAGTGACAACAGCTTTCTGCAAGATTCCTAATGCCTCTGCTTGAACCACTTTGCCGAATTCCCCTTCTCCTAAATCATTTCCAAAGGATAAATTTTCTCTTGGAAACTCCCATTTTCCATCAAAAGGTACCAAATACTCAGTCTTTGATGATGTTTCATCTATGGTTCTTGAATCTTCAGCATTAACAATTGAAATATTAGGAAGTTTCTAAAATGAAACAGAACAGAAAGTGTAGTACCTGCTCATCTCTGGTTTTTGAGAACTGGTTGATTCATTatatgtagttttcatatttcttACCAatatatttgaagaattttcatccAATTCAATCTGGTTGTCAATAATAACCTGCTTAATATGTTGCCTCAAGGCTATTGACTCAATACACATTTTATTTATACGCTGCTGTGCTTCATCCAATGcttgtgaatttttcacagaAGTGTCATTATGAtgacaaaaatgataaatgagTAGAAGTATGATGAATAAGAGAAGAACTCCGGTGGAAGTAATAGCTACTGCAAACATTAGGCCAGTAGTATTGGATGTTGAATCTTTATACTTTGGGACTATTCTTTTGAAGTTATTTCCAATCAATATTGTGATGTTATCATGCTTGAACAACAGATCTTCTTCTTCATACTCATCAACAAAATTATTGTGCTCAGATTTTGGTAGAACACAAACAACTTGTTCTAAAGATAATGAGAGTACTGTACAAGTGTCATTAATACCTACCATTACAACAATATCATTTCTTTGGCAGGCCCTGTTTATATTCTTTCctttaataattaaataatttttttcatcaattttaatagaggaatttaaaaaatgatgaaattctggGTCAGGATACAAGAGAAATTCTGACATCTGATCATGTAGAATATCGATCAGTGGGTTGATTGAATCATTGTTTGttagtaaaaatttcatttttcttggaTTTCTTGGGTCtagtaattcattttttacatttgatACTCGAGGTGATGCACATGACAAGGTTGttgttgaatcattttgaattttacaggGGCTGTGAAAAGATTCACCATCATGGTGTATAACAAACAACAATTCTTGTGTCATGGTCAGGTTTACAttgtgtattaaaatttcaacacctCCTGAAGGAATACCTTTTGGTACCAAATTAAAACCCTTATCATCACTTTGATTGTCTTTGAAGTACCCAAAAGAACCACTCTTCAGGTAAGTGTGGTCAAATGATACAAAAATGTCCGATTTTGTAATATTTGTATGTTTCTCTGTACTGTTAATTGATGGTGTGGGAGATGGACTGTTGCCCTCAGTGATACACTTTATTTCAAATGGGCTGATTGAAAATATTGCacacaaaatttctccaataaaAACTTTGATTGAACTTCCAACATCAAGGTTTTTGCCTGTAATTGTTATTACAGTGCCACCATATGTGGGGCCTTCAACAGGATGAATGCTTTTAATTTCCGGATTGGCAAAAGTGAAGTTTTGTGGAGATGTTACCCAAGTATGCCCATTCACCTGTACCTCAACAGGTCcttcttgaaattgaaatgaacttGACTGCTCAATAgtgcatacaatttttttcatggctGCATAGCTGTTTCTTTGTGGTATACATAATCTACCTGCAACTTTAATACCAAACTGAGTGCTATTAAATGGGTCACTCAGGTTTTGACCTAAAATAGTGATATTGGTACCACCTCCACATGGTCCTCTCAGAGgccaaaaagtgatgatttCTGAAGTGGGAGCATTTGGACAGTTTGCCTTCTTCATGGCATTGTATATACATGAGTGTATATTTGAACACCAGTAACATGggaaagtagaaaaaatacacttttcactTGAAGAGTATGCTTgacaatcaaaaaatgtaatgtttGTGCTCCAAATATTTTGTATGTCCAGGTTGCTTGTCCGAAGTAATAATTTTGCTACCAAAGCTTCACTACCTTTTGGTATTGCAGGTGTTTGGAATGATTTTGATAGTATGCAGTTGACTATTCCATTTGTCATGTAGGCTTCCACAACCAGCTGAAATTCTGGATTTGAAACCGTAATCACACATTGAAGGTAAGGGTAAGCAACAAAAATTCTAGAATCTCCATCGATCAATtgaagatcaattttttctgggtATCCACTCTGAATGTATTCTGAACTCActgttttgaatgaaattgtttttctaaaatctgtttTGGCCCAGATTTATGATTTAATCCAAGAAAATGAAGCATTTATTTATACAATGCAAGTCCAAAAagaatttaaatgattttgtaggtatatacctatccaaaatttcatgaatatcAATGAGAGCACTCACAATTCCTATTGCAATTACTTATCATGAGTTGAATGAGTTAAATATAGGACGCTTTTGCAAAACACGAATTTGCGCTCATGGAATCAATGAGAGCGACAATATCCTATCCCAATTACCTAGGTATCAGGTATCACTGATCGAATGAGCTAAATATTGGGTAGAGTGGTtccgcagaatacgaatttgctCACATAGAACGTTAATAGGTAGACTCATGCTtgataaatttatgaaatgagagaaacattttttcattcccGGTCATGATAGTTGAAcggaaaacataatttttttaaaagcatactCTACTCATATTTCTTTGAAGGGCGCAAGTATGCGTAATGAACAAGTATGAAACatctataaaaattgttttcttcaaCAAAGAACCTTTACAACTGGTCAACTGCAATCGAgcttaatttttgtcaactgaGAGAGCATGTCACCCAGATcacagaaccaaattttcagctgccaaagttaATCAGCCGTTATGTTTTGCAACATCCCTATTATAGTGATAAGTTCTACCTACTCACTCACAGAGGTACGTATAAATGTGCACGTACCTACCTGTTGGACTTTTCTGCGAAATAATTCATcataatttaattgaaattccgCCTCTGACAAAACTTATCTATCATTATTTTAGTCATTTCCTGTTTTCAGCGGGGAAAATTCAACGAACGGGTTCCAGGACATGACCATatttaggtatttgaaattgacTGATGAGCTGTCATGtgcctttttggaatttttaatagaataattttcattctacctccatttaaacaattttccatTGTTTGTCTTCTTTCATACGTCATTATGTTTAGTTGGTCGTTTATCCTATGGTCCGAAGTTCCTGGAAATGAAAGATAAAAGTAGATTCAAACCTGAGAGACATATTGAGCAAagataaaattaaaacaatcatgaatataaaaaaaatggcTTAGTTTGATCTTTGATCCAGACTCTCAAATACTCAAACCATTTCCCCTTTACGAACACGCTAAAGGCTATTATTATTGTTCCTGAGCAATTTTAAACGTGAAATGAATGacgaaaactgttgaaaaaacatacctactttcaaagtgaaattttcaacactagaaaagtgcaataaaattgatgagaaatcgTTTTGCGATCTACAAAGGAAATTGAAGTACTTATATAGATTGAGAATaagtcacaactcgatttttagcggTCAAAATCAGTTTCTacgttttctgaaaaatttttaaaatcacgaataaatcaaaatttgcacTGGAGGTGCCAGCACGATCCAAATTTGTGAAATtcggaatggggggggggggttgattttacaatttttttcctaataaaaTATTCTGatagaaaaaattgtacctacttgaGGAGTTCGCCTGGAAATTGGCGCAAATGCGGGTTCTCTTTAAACAGACTAAAGATAAGCCACAactgaattttcagctgccctaATTGATTTCTACACCTTCTGGAAGAAATGTATGGAGTAATCTAAAATTGCGCTCgacctggaggctccagaatggtcagAAGCTGGAGTGGATACATTTTCAAGTTATCTAGTAAATATCAATCCTAAAATGTAGTCCACATGAAATATGCTACTGAATACTGCAAAATACACAACCAAATCTACTGATCAAGGGCTCTTGAGTGACagaagattgaaatttattacaGACTGCAGAACAACATTGAAACaagtttatatgtattattatgtCCATATGAGTACATATAGCTCAACTCCTTCAATCCAAGAACTGGGCAAACATTCATACATGACTTCACGATGGGTTGCCTATACCTATTACGACAGTTACAGTGTTTTGTGgctaaatgtatttttgattgCGTATGTCAAGTCCTTGAATGAAACCAAATTTTCTCTCCAAATCTGCAATTTGTTTCCTAATTGAAGAATGTTTTTTACCAACAATGGTTCACTATGGTTCACTTTCTCTAAACATGTtagatgaaaacttttttttctaaaattattattttttgataaaatgataatttttcctaCAAGTTGGAAAATAACTGACGTTTGATATCGactggtaatttattttttcattgagaAGACCCAGAAATGtctgaaaattcatcttacCTTTATCTCGATTTCATTTGTGTTGAGAGTGTAGGTGTCGTTGGAAATTAAAGCAggacaagtaggtacctacctactatgtacTATAAAAGAGGTTATAAAATCCTTGATAATGATACAGAAATACCATGATAATTAATGATGTGTTTGTCACCAAGAATGTTGGTTATTCCGTTCAGGATGTAACGACGTACATCGATGTTTGATTGAATTTCGCTGGCatcatgaaaaatgaatgataaGAAATTTACAGTTAACTGATATGATTCTTTCAAAAGCTGCcacaaatttttccataattagAAATATCTATGTAGATAGAGGTACTAGGTATGTCTTTGTTGGCAAAATGACCAGGGGTATAATTCAAATGATTCACGCGTTTCGATAACATAGTCAGTATAatgtaaaatgaataattgtttttctatgaaaaaatccacgtaatataatacatttttttcagtatacATTCGTATTTCTGGAAACGATATTTATTTTAGTCATATCAagtataaaaatgataaatattaTCATCTATACAATTCAAATGTATTTACGTagaattttaaacatcattttctaaataaataaatcacatcatatttttttatatttaaactCGGGATCATTTTACTGTTTCcaaatatggtaaaaaaaatcatttggcgttgaaaattgtttaaaacttcCAAGCTCGAGATCATTTTACTGTTTCCAAATATGGTTAaaaaacattaggtacctattgagaattttttaaaactttcacagaaaatagtcaCTACCTAGGTAGATAAATAAGTACggga
The sequence above is a segment of the Planococcus citri chromosome 3, ihPlaCitr1.1, whole genome shotgun sequence genome. Coding sequences within it:
- the LOC135839301 gene encoding uncharacterized protein K02A2.6-like, whose product is MATFSDEQFARLLAALNPPPAPGFIIEGDSIKKNPNKVKAIVDAPRPRNPDEIQQFIGLITYYARFIPNASSITYPLRKLTCKGVRFHWSAACEAAFIKLKNIIASDQVLVQYDPDLPVIVACDASPTGIGAVLSHIINGVEKPVTFASRSLTTAESNYSQLDREALAIIFAVEKFFIYLYGRKFTLYTDNKPLSRIFHEHANLPAMTAARLLRYAAYLSMFDYDIKYRKKEDNVNADYLSRAPLNEAPDGVIAALEWEIAELHEETLHHITSTAVTSAMIAQETSTDPELSKLLADLRSGACVDETFTISNGIILRGDRVVIPKKLQPAIMNELHMTHLGIVKMKQLARNYCYWSGIDADLERLVKSCVQCSEYQKQPAKVKVHHWEIPENNFDRIHIDFAGPRKGYQFLIVVDAKSKWPEIKIFNKDPTSLSTMLALEELFTVHGYPKIIVSDNASIFKSDEFQKYCEERGIFQMFTAPAHPSTNGLAERYVQILKSKLNKMDHENLSIQLLLNKILLRFRATPLLDGKSPAERYLGRRLRIRLDAIKPITLKRNPVSTEKIRRFNMGDRVNVVVQTILGKPVWKFGTVQSCLGRLHYQVRLDNGKIIKKHVDQLKSTCIPEKICPEPVSPVQQRKVTFNIPTERVENQILPEERVATPPPVLQPEPAQAPAPVPARPRRSVKKPGWLQNFV
- the LOC135840711 gene encoding plexin A3-like codes for the protein MTNGIVNCILSKSFQTPAIPKGSEALVAKLLLRTSNLDIQNIWSTNITFFDCQAYSSSEKCIFSTFPCYWCSNIHSCIYNAMKKANCPNAPTSEIITFWPLRGPCGGGTNITILGQNLSDPFNSTQFGIKVAGRLCIPQRNSYAAMKKIVCTIEQSSSFQFQEGPVEVQVNGHTWVTSPQNFTFANPEIKSIHPVEGPTYGGTVITITGKNLDVGSSIKVFIGEILCAIFSISPFEIKCITEGNSPSPTPSINSTEKHTNITKSDIFVSFDHTYLKSGSFGYFKDNQSDDKGFNLVPKGIPSGGVEILIHNVNLTMTQELLFVIHHDGESFHSPCKIQNDSTTTLSCASPRVSNVKNELLDPRNPRKMKFLLTNNDSINPLIDILHDQMSEFLLYPDPEFHHFLNSSIKIDEKNYLIIKGKNINRACQRNDIVVMVGINDTCTVLSLSLEQVVCVLPKSEHNNFVDEYEEEDLLFKHDNITILIGNNFKRIVPKYKDSTSNTTGLMFAVAITSTGVLLLFIILLLIYHFCHHNDTSVKNSQALDEAQQRINKMCIESIALRQHIKQVIIDNQIELDENSSNILVRNMKTTYNESTSSQKPEMSRYYTFCSVSF